Within Ovis aries strain OAR_USU_Benz2616 breed Rambouillet chromosome 3, ARS-UI_Ramb_v3.0, whole genome shotgun sequence, the genomic segment TCCCCTCGAGGAGGGGCAGGCACATGCTCTTTAGAATCAGACGTGAGAGCTAGTCCTGGGGTGAGTGAGAACCCAGGGCCAGGATGGCGCTCCCTGCTCCCTCCAGAGGAAGGGAGCGGACGGGGGGCGCTGCCCTCTGCGAGGGGGTGGGTTCGGAGGCTCAGGAACTGTCCTGTGCCTTGAAGTCCAGAGTGGGAGCTCCGGTGGTTAGTGGCGGCCCATGGCTCTTTCAGGCCTGAAGCTCCGGGGGAAGGACATTGGGAAGCCGATCGAGAAGGGGCCAAGGGCGAAATGAACATAAAGCCTCGAAATCAGTGCGTTCCGGCTGATCTCGTCCGGCTGGTCCCCTTGACCACCGGCGCCAGCACGGCTCTCTCCATGCGGCTGAGCGGAACACGGGCGGGATCCCCACCCGGGAACCCCTCTCCTCGTACCTGCTGTCTAActaacaaacaaaaccttgcaaAGTGTTTGCTTCTGATtttttcctccctgccccccgccctCAGTGGGGTGGGAAcgctgcctccctctcccccggGGCCCAGCCTGCTGCGGGGATGGCTCCCGGGAGCTGGCGGGGGTGGGCGGTCACGTCTGGGAGAGGAGCTGTGTGTCCAGCCTGGCTCGTAGAGAAGCTAATAAAGTTTGTGCCCTCGCTGCTGGTGGTGGGTCCTTGCCCCTAGCTCTCTGCTGCCGTGCCCGGAGTGCCCCCTCCCTCCGGCCCCCAGTGCGGCAAAGCGCTATCTTCACGAGGCGCCGTGAGGGAACCTGAGGGGCTGGGATGGTCCCTCTGCAAGCTGTTTCTCGTCACCTCTGCTGGGACGGTTAGTGGGCATCGGTCAGCCTCTGGGCATCAGACCTTGGTGCCCCCGGTGCCAACTCCCCAGTCACGTCCTTGTCTGTGGACCCCAGTGCGCTCGGGTGGCAAGGTGGCGCTGCCTGGGCTGGAGGGGGCACCTGGCTGTGCGGGGGTGGCTGTCATGCCCTCCGGGACAGCCAAGCCTGGGGTCCTCCGTAGACTTGGGTGGGTGGTGTCTGAATCTCCTGTGTGTAAGATCAGAACCGGGGACCGTCCCGGGTTAGAAAGACTCTGCTCCATTTTATTACATGAGGGTGGCTTGTGGGTAGGGATTTTGACCGGGGAAGGGTGCACTTGGGGACCTTGACCCTGGGAGGGCGGGCCTGGGGGCCTTCCTTTGGGACTCTGGACAGATTAGAGCACTCCTCCGCCAGTCCAGCTCCGTGCCACCGTGGACCCTGACGAGCATCTGCTACTGTCTGTTGCCTGAACCTGTGAGGGTTTCCATCTTACGGAATCGCCCAGTGAGGTGGGGCCCTGCGGGGGGTCCCTCTGGCCTGGGCTGGGGCAGTGGCTTCTTGGGGCCCCACTGCACCTGCCTCCAGGTGCCTCGAGCCCATGGCTGTCTCCTGAGCCACTGAGGCCCACGGGAGGGGCCCCCAAGCATGTCCTCTCGGGTAGGTTGGATCGGGTCTGGGGAACTGCCCTTCCTGCTGATGGGCAGACCCCGGCCGGCAGGGCTGGCGCGCTTACTGCTGGGGTAAGGACCGCACTTGGGTCTGTGGGTACAGCCCCTGTGAGGGTGATGGATGCATGGTCTCAATGTATTGGGGGGGGGTGTTGGTCCCTGGGCCAGGGTCCCGGTGGCGGGTGCGCTCGTGTGAGGAGCTGAGGTCTTCTCTGGGTCGTCTACTGGTCATTGGTGATTGATGCTGGCAGGGTGACGCGGTCctagggggaaggggaggagcttAGTGACCGCTGGAGCCCCGTGCACCATCAGGCTCAGCACACGGCAACCCCTGGCTCCCGCCCTACACCCCCACCCAGGGCTCCTACCGCCCTGAAGAGAATGTTCTCGAAGCCGGGGGCCACGGCGTCCACCTCGCCCCGGCAGGGGCAGCCCGGCTTCTGCAGCCAGCGCCGGCCTGCGacgcccagcagcagcagcaacagcaggaggaggagggcgcCACTGACCGCGGCCGGCACCGCTGcggccgccgccccgccccctgtGGGCCGCAGGGCAGGTGACCCGGGATCCCAGTCCCATCTCACCCCCACCCAGGCCCGAGGAGGGTGCTCGCATGGCTGTCCCCACGGCCTGGGGTTTCCAGGTCCCCTCTGAAGTCACCGGTCACGGGCTGAGGCTGGGCCCTGGTGGGCAGGGGGCTGCAGATCCAGGGGTCACGGCCCCAGGCTGGACGCCCCCTTTATTGTGAAGTCAGCCACAGGCGCGTGCCTCAGCAGGAGGGGGACCACGGTCTCTGGCCTGACTGGGAGCTGGAGCACCGTGGGCAGAGGCGGGGGCACCCTGCGCCCGGGGACCCAGGACGGCCCAGCCCCAGGCTGGGGCCCTGCAGCGAGGGCAGCCGGCCTGTGGCTCTCCTGGTCCCTCAGACAAGGGcgtgacccccccacccccgcccctgggGCTGGCAGAGGCCCTGCCCTGGAGCAGAGCTGGCCCGCTGGGCAGGGCTTACCCTGGCTGGGTGTGGGCAGCTGGCACCGCTGCCCAGCCAGATACTCAACGTCGTCCAGGGCGATGGGCCCCAAGGCCGGCTGGCCACCCAGCGTGGCTTCAAACACAATCTGacgggagggagaggaggctgtGTGGGCCGGGGAGGGGGCCAGAGCCGCCCGAAGCCTCCCGGGTCAGCGCGCCCACCTCACCTGGAACTCCACGGCGCTGGCCACGTCCACCTGGCCCTCCAGCCACTGGTGCCGGCGCCGCCCACCCGCGCCCCACACGGCCAGCTGCCCCTGCGCGCTGCTCAGGACGACCCTCAGCTCGCCCTGGTCTGGGAGCAGGGTGTGAGGATGGCCAGGCAGAGTGGGGCGGCTCCCGTGCCCCCCGCCCCGGGCTCTGGCCCACTCACAGAAGTGCTCCGGGAAGCCCATGTGATACCAGAACCGCAGGCAAGAGGCCGCGGTGGGCGGCAGAGGCTGGCTGATGAGCCCGGCCGCTCGGCCCCCCGGGCCCAGCACGCTGGTCTCAAAGAGGGCAAAGTGGCCTGGAAACGAGAAGGGGGGGTGCCTGACCCGATGGAGCTGGCGCCCCGACCTGCGGCCTCCGACCCCGCTGGGTGCCGGGTGGGGCAGGCTGGGGTGAGGCGTGCGTGGCTCGGGGGCCCCTTCCCGCCTCGGACCCACCTGCCTCTGTGCCCAACGTGTGGTCCACGGGGGGCTGCGGGTAGCGGGAGGGCGAGGCTCCGCTGCTCCAGTCCCAGCTGTACCCGCCCAGGCCGGGCCGGGGCACGTGGTTCCAGCCACACAGACCAGCCTCGAAGTCACAGGAAGCTGCAAAGGGCTGGCTGTGAGGGTGCTGCCCCGTGCCCTCCACCCTTGGGGCACCACTGCCGCGGGGCGTGGCGGTCAGGCCGGGCGCCTGAGGGTGGCAGGGAGCTGGGACCACCAGGACCCAGGCCACGGACGCCCacctgggagggggcagggcccGTCCTGGAGGAGCAGGTCGTCCAGAGCCATGTAGGAGTGCTCCACGCCAGCGGCCACCGCCTCGAACACCACCTAGGGGGCACCGGGTGGAGATCGTGCCTGCTGTGCCCTGGACAGCCCTTGGGGTAAGGAGGGCCCCCGCTCCGCTTACCCTCCAGGCCTGCCTGGCCTGCAGGTCCACGCTACCCAGGCGCCAAGTGGCCCCTCCACGGGAGCTGACGCTGAGTACTTGCTGCCTGCCGGCCTCCTCCACGTGGACCCTCAGAGTGCCTGCCGTCGAGCAGCCATCCCCATCAGCGCGGCAGGGGCTGCCAGCTCGGGCCCTGCGGTGGGGGGGCTCCCAAGGGCCTCCTGAGGGGACCCCACGGCCCCGGCTCCCAGCAGCCCCTCACCTGGGTTGCGGAGGCTCAGGTGGTACCAGAAGCTCAGGCAGGTAGGCTGCACCAGGGGCCGCTGCTCCTCCGAGGTCAGCAAGGCTGCGTGGCCACGGGGCAGGGCCTGCGGGCTCGTGTCCACGACCATGTAGTGCCCTGGGGGGTGGCAGGGTCAGCCTGCTGGCCGCCACCCCGCTCTCCCCGCCCCACCTGTCTGCCCACTGCCCCACCCCAGCAGGCACCCTGAGCTGTCTCCGTGGTGTGGTCAGCATGGGGCCCCCACGAGGCGTTGGCCTGGCGTGTCCAGAGGCCCCGGCCCCCCACGGAGAAGCCACAGGCCGAGTCCTCGAAGGAGCAGCGCCTGGGGGCCCAGCAGGGCCCGGGTCGCAGGGTCACATCATCCAGCGCCATGCTGCCGTGGTACCCGTCCCGGAGGCCCTCAAACAGCAGCTGGGGGGCAGAGAGGGGTCAGTGGCTGGCCTTGCCTCGCCCACCGCGCCCGCGCCCTGGGCCTCACCTGGTACTTGGCGCCCGAGTCCGGCTGGTGGTGGAGGGTGGCCCAGGCTTCGTGCCAGCGGTTGCCATGGGTGCCAGACCTCGACCACAAGTGCGTTTCTGCCTCCCCTTCTCGCCTCATCACCAGGCGCAGGGTCCCTAGAGGGAGGGGGTTGAGAGGGGACGAGGCCTTAACCCCTGCCTCTCATCCACTCCTGGGACCCCCGAGGGAGCAAGAGGCAGGACTCGGGGCCCCTGTGAGGCTTCCCTGAGGCCCTGCCCAGCTACGGGCCTCACCGATTTGGGGCCCAAAGAGGTGGAACCAGAAGGAGAGGCACTCCTGAGGGGCTGAGGGCACCCGAGGCTGGGTGAGCAGGTGGGCAGCAGGGCCCCGGGCTGGGGGATCCGTAGGGTCCAGGAGCACGAAGTGGCCTGCGGGGGCACAAGGGGCTGAGCTGCGGGGCCCCAGGCTGCTGGGGctcagccctgccctcccctctgcccctgggaCTCGAGGTCTAGCAGCCGCCCCCCAGGCACCCCACCTTACCTTGGCCCGTGGTGTGGTCGTACCTTGGGCCACGGCTCTCCACCCGGTGCCAGTGGGCATCTGTGAGGTGGCCGGTGTGCCAGCCGCAGGCTCCCCGCTCAAAGTTGCAGGAGACTTCTGGCGGCGGGCAGAGGCGGGTCAGCACCCCCGACACCCCTCCCGAGTGCCGAGAGGCTGGGGGAGACTGGCTCCTAGAGAGGGGGCTCGTGGGGGCCCCTGGAGGGGGACCGGGTGGGGGGCCAAGCACCCAGGGGAAGCACCTGAGTCTTCCTCAGTGGCTGCTGCGGGGCTGCAGCCCATCAGGGTCATGTCGTCCACCCCTGCGCCCTGCTGCCCGGGGCCGTCCACGTCCACCAGCCCGACCAGCTCCAGCTTCACGGGGCACGAAGGAGGAGGCTGTCAGCCAGGGCTGGCCCCCGGGGGCCCCTCTCCACCCCAGGCCGCTCTCCTCACCCGGAACGGCCGGCGGCGAGCCCCGAGAAGGACCCTGTCCACCTTCCAGCCCCCAGCGGTGCTGCCTAGGGCCTGCCACACCAGCTCGCGGCGGCTGCCCTCCACCACGACCAGCTCCAGGAAGCCTGGCGAGGGGTCACTGTGGGCGGCccgtcctgcccctgcccctcgcCCGGGGGCTCCGACTCCCCACCCCAGGACGGGGCAGAGGGTGCGAAGGGATGGTGGTACCTTGGGGGTGACTCTGAAGATAGTAAACCAGGTGGAGCTCACAGCGGGGGCCCGAGGGGCCGAGGGTGGGTGTGAGTACCCGGGCCTCCTCGGCCAGCtgcccccaggccctctgcacagCCAGGAAGTGCCCTGGGGAGAGCAGGCCTCAGAGCTGGTTCCTCCCAGGGACCCCGACCCAGCGCCCTCCCTAGGGAGAGGGGGCAGCTGGAAGGCAGGCCTCAGGCCACCCCAGGCGGAGCCTCACCAGCAGCCCTGCGGGCATCTGGACCGGGCCCCCCTCTGTCCGGGGCCGGGAGGCGCACCCACTGCAGCCGCCCCACGCTGGCGTCTTCCCAGCCCCCGCCGGAGGGCGACTCGAAGTCCGTGGTGCCTGCAagggcagggggcatgggtgGGCCTGGGCCTCGCCAGCCACTCCCAGAGGGGAGGccgggggaagggaggggaggcccCTGGCCCGCTCACCACACTCCTGCTCGTCCTCGCCCCCCGGGCACTGCTGCTGGAAGTCACACAGCTGCTCCGGGGGGACACACAGGTCCCCACAGAAGAAGTGTCCGGGCTCGCAGAAGCTCCGAGGCTGCAGGCTGGATGGCTGGGGCCAGGGGCCTGGGGCCCAGCACCCTGGAGGTGGACTGGCCAGCTCTGTGGGCCGGCGCGGGGGTCAGGTGGGCTGGTGGGGGCTGTGCTTCTCCCGGGGTGGGACGGGGTGGGACGGGGTGGGACGGGGTGGGACGGGGTGGGAGGGCCCAGCAGGCTCACCTGGGATTGGCTTGCAGTGGTCAGACAGGATGAGGTCGTCCAGGCCCACGACGCCCCCTGGGCCTGTCTGCCCAGCCAAGAGGATCTGGGGACAGACGGGGTCGGGGGTGCCCCAGCACCCCTCTGTGATCCCCAGGCTGGTCTGCCCCCGAATCCTCTCGCCAGAATCCACACCTCATCCTTGGCTCTTGCTGGACACCCAGCCCTTCAGAGGGCATCTCTGCAGGGAGCCCTCCCGTCCTCTGGCCTGCCCTCCTCCTGAGACAGTGGAGGGGCCCACATGGGGCTCCCTGAGGGGCCCCGGCCCTCCCTGCACGATGCTGCCCTCGCCAGCCTCACCTGAAAGGGGTGCCTGCTCTGGATGTCAACACGGTCTCGGACCCAGGCTGCCCCCAGCTCCCCGTGGCGCCTGCGCAGCAGGATGGGGGTCTGGGGGGCCGCGGGGCTCGCCGTCTGCAGGAACACCTGGAGGCAGCCGGCCTCTGACCCGTGCAGGTAGTGATAGAAGACGAGCTGGGAGGGGCCGAGCACAGTCAGCGGAGAGCCGCAGGGCCGGGCAGGCAGAGCCGGGCAGGCAGGGCCGCACCCTGTGACTCCCACCCGCTCACCGAGCAGTTGTGGGGGGCTGAGGCTTGGAACTTGGGGCTGGAGAGGACCGCTGGGGCGCTGGGCTCGGCCACGGATGCGAGGAAGAAGCCTGGGGAGATGGCAGGCGTGGGCTGGGGTGGCTGGTGGGGCGGGGGtccaggggcggggcgggggtccCCGGGGCCTCACCCTGCGCGCTGTTCCACGTGTGGTCACCGCGTGGCCAGGCGGGGAGCCTGGGGCTGCCGGCACTGCGGTTCCGGGTCCAGCCCTCTGAGTGGTTCCACAGGCCGAGGCCCATCTCAAAGTCGGTGGCTACATAGTGTCCTGGGGGGCAAGGGGGCTCCGGCTGTTGAGCGGGGCCTCCTGCCTGGCCCCCCGCCACCCAGGCCTGTGCTCACGGCCCCAGCTCCGGCGGACATCAGCTGTCTCAGCCCCCAAGGGATGGTGCCAAAGGCCAGCCCCCGGTCCCACTCACTGCAGAGGGCCGCGTCCTCGTCCGAGCGGTCCCCACAGTTGTCCTCCCCGTCACACAGCTGGGGGTGCGCCACACAAGCCTCGTTCCGGCAACGGTGGTGCCCCAGGGGGCAGTGCgcctgggaggctgggggcagggttAACCCATCACCCGCCCCAAGTCCCTGGGCGGGGCCACTGACCAGGGCCTCCTGCTGACCCCCTCCCCGCTCCAGGGGTGGGCCCACAGCCGGGGGACCTTACTGGGCAGCCCGCAGCGCCAGAAGGCCACGTCGTCCAAGGCCACAGTGCCCCTGTGGGTGGCATTTCGTGTGGCAGAGAAGGTCACCTGGAGACAGTGAGGTCCCTAAGTCAGGGCCCAGACCCTCCCCGCCGTCCCCACCGTCCAGAGCGCCCATCTCACCCTGAAGGCGCCCCGGATGCGACCAGTGGGCACCACCAGCTCCTGCCAGTCTGggccccagggccctgggctcCGCCACAGGGTCAGCGTCTCTGCACCGTGGGTCAGCTCCAGCCGCAGCTCGGCCACATCTGCAGTGAGGGGTCCGGGGGCAGCTCAGGCCCCAGGCCTCGCCCAGGCCCGTGGCTTTGCCCACCCCAGGACCCCTGCCCACCCTGGGGGCGCCTTCCCATCTCTGCGCCCCTTGTCTCAGGCCACCTGGCCTCGGTCGCAGGGTACGGGGTGCACACCTCCTGAGGCCGCGTGGTACCAGAGCCTGAGCTCGCAGGTGGGGGCGGCCTCGTGCAGGACAGGAGAGCGCAGGGCTGCGGTGGCCGTCTCCCTCCCGCGGTGTGTGCCGACCGCCACGTACCAGCCTAGTCAGCCGAGAGGTCAGGAGACGGGGTGGGAGGCACAGAGGGCTGGGGACAGCGTGGAGCCCCGCCCAGGCCTCACCGAGGTCGGTGCCCAGAGTGTGGTCCGAGCGCAGCTGCGGCCCCTGCGGCGAGGCCCCTGCACGGTCTCGGAGCCAGCGGTAGCCCGCGGTGCTGATGTCCTGCCAGCCGCAGGAGTCCCGCTCGAAGTCGCAGGTGAAGGGGGCGCCCGGGCTGGGCGAGACCCCGTGGTAACCTGGGGGGGCAGGGGGTCAGGCAGGGCGGCTGCGAGGGCGGTCCCGCTGCTGCCCCCAGCCCCGGCTCACCGCACTGCGCCTCGTCGGGGCAGCCCCTGCAGTCACACACGAAGTTGCACTCGGCCTCGCGGGGGGTCCTGCAGTGGTTGGGGACCCAGGCCCAGCCGGGAGACCCTGCTGCCAGCAGAGACAGCCAGGTGGCCAGGGGTAGGGAGGCCCCGCTGTTCCTCAGCCCAGAGACCCCTAAGAGTCAGGCATCCTGGGACATTTCGGCACCGGGCCAAGAGGCTGTGCAGGGAGGGGGCCAGGAACCCACGGAGAACTGCCCCCGGGGGTCCCTGTCAGGGCCCAGGAGGGCATGTCCGGCCCTGGAGAGGCTGGCTGTCAGGATGGGGTGCCTGGGTGTGCGAGGGGCCAAGCATCACCGATGCAGGTCCCTCCCTGGGGAGGACCGGAGCCCAGCGCAACTCAGGAGGGTCTGCGGCCCAGGCCCCCCAGCCTGCACCCAGCGCGGGCTGGACTCGGATCCCTACCCCAGCGAGGCTGTCCCCAGGACCCCGAGGGCTCACTCAGCATCCCCACTGCAGGCCGTCCCGGGCCCACGTCCCTCCTTCCCTGCAGACCCAGCAACCGGGCCCCCGGAAGGTCCTGATTCAGGAGCCAGGCGTGGCGACTCACCCAGGAGCATGACCACCGCAGGCAGGAGGTGGCCGCACAGCGGCATGGTCAGGCCCGAGGCAGAGAGGCCGGGGGTGCTGTGTGCCCTGGCCAGCCTGGTGGGGACTCTGCCTGTCAGCCCGAGGCCCCGCAGGCCGACTCTGCTCTGACCGCGGGCCCGGCTCAGCCCTTTCTGTATCTGCAGTGGGCCCGGCTCAGCCCCTGTATCTGCACCGCTGGCCCCGGCTCAGCCCCTGTATCTGCACCGCGGGCCCGGCTCAGCCCTTTCTGTATCTGCAGTGGGCCTGGCTCAGCCCCTGTATCTGCACCGCTGGCCCCGGCTCAGCCCCTGTATCTGCACCGCTGGCCCCGCCCCGAGCTGACAGGATGATCACCTGGCTCTAAGTGCATCCAGGAGAGGCCCCAGCCTGGGGGGCTCCCACCTGCCCGGCCCCCTTTGGGGCAAAGGTCGGGCCTCAGCCGTGGTGCCCACTGCGGCCCAGCCGTCTGGTGGAGGCCCCGCTGGAGACAGCGCCGAGTGGCACAGGCCTCAGCTACTCCTCCTGGGGCCCCTGGTCCCGCAGAGTTCAACTCAGCCGGGCAGGAACTCAGCTTGTGCAAACCGTGCACCTGGCTTGAGTTCCCTGCACGGGGAGGGGGCAACCCTGGCAACCAGGGATGTCGTCCCTCTCCGTAACTCAGCCTGTGGGCTCCTCTTCACTTGCTCGCTTAAAAACGATGACTGTTTTCTTGTCAACAAGTGTCCGAACCGTGTGGTGTGGGCTGGGCACGGCCAGGCACAGGGTCCAGAGGAGCCGAGGGGCTCTGGGCCTCATGGCACTGACCTCAGCGGAGGACCTGGTACCAGGCGCTGCCAAGTTTATCACCGTCCGGCCTTGAGAGCTTGTCTAacctgagcctgtttcctcatctttaaaagtgTAACGATGGCGCCTCTGTGGAAAGGCTCCTGTGAGGGCCCTGGAGTCCAGAGGAGGCGGGTGCAGCGTGATGGAGGCCTCTGCTCCCCACAGCGCCAGGAGAAGGGTCCTGGGAGAGGGGCTCCACGCCTGACACCCGGTTTACTTGAAGCAGGAGTCTGAGGCAGTGGCCCTGATTCTGGAGTCGAGGGGCCACAGACCACCCGACTCGAGACCTCAGTCAGCAGCGGCCAAGGTAGGGGTTGCTGGTGCCCTCCCCCTACCGGGAGGGGCCCGCCTCCGCAGGCTGGAGGGACTTGGCCCTAGCTCCTTGCGTAACGGCTTGTCAGGCCTCTTCCCAGATGACTGTGGGGACAGCAGGTGCATGGAGAAGCAATCAGGTCATAAACGGGGGCAGCGGCCAGGGCCCCCTTATCAGACCCCAAAGGGCTGAGTgtgccctgcccctccctgggcccctggGGCAGGTTGCATGAGGGGCAGCCTCCAGCTCTTGGCCACCCACCTACACCAGCTGGAAGTACAGCGAGGTGCGCTGAGAACAGAGACGCCAAGCACACAGCGCTCAGGGAGCAGCAGAGCTGACGATGCTTTTAATTCTCCCAAGAGGGAGCCCCAGGCCCCGAGACCTGGCCAGGGTGGCAAAGGGGGTGCAGTCCGGCCCCTTGGGAGGGGCCTTCAGGGCAGAGTTCTGAGTGGGCTGCTGGACAGAGCGGGCCTCGAGTGGGCCTCAGTAGCCGTCGTCAGCCCACGTGACTTCGTAGTCCGGATACTTGGCTTTAATCTTCTCAGTGGAGACAGAGTGCTGGGCGCGACCGTAACCCTGAGGGAAGGAGGTGGCTCTCACACACCAGGTCCTGGCTCCGGGGGCCCCCAGGCAGCAGGGACACCAAGAGCCAGGCGGGGAGGCTGTCATCCCCCTAGCCACTCAAGCCACTCTCCTGGGAAGTGTAGCCTCCAGAGTGAGCCGACCTGGAGGGAGGGCCCTCCAGCTAGAGGTCGAGCTGGCTCTGGGTGCCCTGTGACCCTGCAGGTAGAGCGGTGAAGGGAGAGGCAGGCATCCAAGCTCCAACACAGCGCTGGCAGCCTCCAAGCGCTGGAGGACAGGGGCCTGGCCAGGCCTTCGGGGCAGGAACAGCACACAGCCCACTGCGGGCAAGCagtggctccctccctccccctatGTTTCCTGGGTCATGCCGCGTGGAAACTGGGATGCTGCGGTCCCTGGAGGCAGGGTTATGTCGGCGAGAAGGGCCGGGTGTTCCTCAGCCAGGACTGGGGTCCCCAGCTGCGGGCTCACCATGGAGTAGCCGTACACGTGGATCTTCCTGTCCTGGCTCTGGTGGGAAATGCGCCCGCCCCCCAGGCACTCGCAGTCGTAGCCCTTCTTCTGTATCTCGCCCGATACCTTGTCGTAGATGTCGGCTGGAATGGGAGGGGAGCTCAGCACCAGCCAGGGCGGAGGGGGTCTGAGGCCCTCCCCCcgcagcccccgcccccaggagAGGAGACCTTCTGGACcggagaaaagggaggagagggtgcgCCTGGGCAGAAGCCCTGGACTAGGAGTGGGGGTCGGGCCACGGCAGCCCCTCGTCTCCAGGACAGTCTGGATGCCTCCCTGCCTCGCAAGCCGGGCGGCGAGGAGACCCGGCACAGAGTCTACctacccccgccccgccctcgaCCCGCTCCAGCCGCGCTGGCCCCGCCCACAGCgcccgaggccccgcccccggcccgccgcCCCGCCCTCACCGTGGTACTCGGCCCACTTGTAGCCGCGCACGATCTCTTTGGTCTCCCCGGCCGGGTCCCCGGAGGGTGGCGCCGCATAGACTCGAATCAGCACATACTTGAAGACGCCGTCGGAGTCGATGTCCACGTCGGGGATCTGGGCGAGGCCCGCCGCCGCCATGTTCCCGGAGCGCGCTCGCCCTACGGCCCGCGGCCCTGCCCCACGCGACCCCTGGCTGCGCGGACcgcggaggggcggggcctggaggcCGCTGGCCAATCCCGCGGGGGCATGCTGCCCGGGCCCAGCGCCTCAGCCAACCGTGCGGCCGACCGGCGGCACAGACGAACCAATCGCGGCCCAGCTTCTTGCAGCGCGGTGACCGCGCCAGCTCCCCTTAAAGGGGAACAAGGAGTGGGGAGTGGGTGTGGGTTCCTTTCAGCCCACGGAGAAGTCCCTGCGCGCGGGTCAGGGGCGGCTGACGGGCCCCTCTGGGGGACTGGGCGGCCCACGAGGCGCAGGGGGCGCGCGCTGGCCCTGACTCCCTCCGCAGACCATGCGCGCTGCCCTCGGCTTCCGCCCGGGTCCCCGCAGTGTATCTGAGGGCCTCCCGCCCGGGTACTCCCCATGCTGTCCCGCGGCCTCCCGGCCCCGTCCCCGCCGAGTCCCGCGGCCTCCCGTCCCCTCGTCCGCACCGAGTCCCACGGTCTCCCGGCCCCGTCCCCGCCGAGTCCCGCGGCCTCCCGTCCCCTCGTCCGCACCGAGTCCCACGGTCTCCCGGCCCCGTCCCCGCCGAGTCCCGCGGCCTCCCGGCCCCGTCCCCGCCGAGTCCCGCGGCCTCCCGGCCCCGTCCCCGCCGAGTCCCGCGGCCTCCCGGCCCCGTCCCCGCCGAGTCCCGCGGCCTCCCGGCCCCGTCCCCGCCGAGTCCCGCGGTCTCCCGGCTCCTCGTCCGCACCGAGTCCCGCGGTCTCCCGGCCCCGTCCCCACCGAGTCCGAGCCCGCCTCTCTCCGGCCTCCCACTCCACGTTGTTCAGTGGTTTCCCACCGCTGTTTCCGAAGGCCTGCCCCCCATGGCTCCGAAAATCTTCAACGTCGCACCCACTCTGAACAAAAAACGAGGCAGCAGTGGCTACATTCGAGTTATATTTTCCTTAGTTCGAAAGCGCTCCCCCTCTGGAAGTAACCCCAGTCCAGGGTCCTTCCTGGGCGGCGCGTAGGGCCGAAGGCGGAGGCCCCTGGGCAGGGGGCGCCGAGGCCAGTTTGTGAGGCCGAGAAGGCGGGAGGGGCTAAGCGGGGCGCGTGGCCGGTGCGAATGCGCGGAGCCGAGGCAGGCGCgcaggcaggtggagaaggaacGAGAGGAGATGGGTGCGGGTGCGGGTGCGCGGGCGGGGGTGAGGGCAGCGAtcggaggtgggaggtggggcccCACAATTTAATTGACTCGATACCTCCTACCACCTGGCCCTGACGGGGGCCTGGGGCTTCAGGAGGGCCCTTCTGGGCGCCGGGCCTCGCCCTCTAAGGCCAGGGCCAGCGGGCAGCCCCCGACGAGAGC encodes:
- the MAMDC4 gene encoding apical endosomal glycoprotein isoform X8, coding for MPLCGHLLPAVVMLLAGSPGWAWVPNHCRTPREAECNFVCDCRGCPDEAQCGYHGVSPSPGAPFTCDFERDSCGWQDISTAGYRWLRDRAGASPQGPQLRSDHTLGTDLGWYVAVGTHRGRETATAALRSPVLHEAAPTCELRLWYHAASGDVAELRLELTHGAETLTLWRSPGPWGPDWQELVVPTGRIRGAFRVTFSATRNATHRGTVALDDVAFWRCGLPTSQAHCPLGHHRCRNEACVAHPQLCDGEDNCGDRSDEDAALCRHYVATDFEMGLGLWNHSEGWTRNRSAGSPRLPAWPRGDHTWNSAQGFFLASVAEPSAPAVLSSPKFQASAPHNCSLVFYHYLHGSEAGCLQVFLQTASPAAPQTPILLRRRHGELGAAWVRDRVDIQSRHPFQILLAGQTGPGGVVGLDDLILSDHCKPIPELASPPPGCWAPGPWPQPSSLQPRSFCEPGHFFCGDLCVPPEQLCDFQQQCPGGEDEQECGTTDFESPSGGGWEDASVGRLQWVRLPAPDRGGPGPDARRAAGHFLAVQRAWGQLAEEARVLTPTLGPSGPRCELHLVYYLQSHPQGFLELVVVEGSRRELVWQALGSTAGGWKVDRVLLGARRRPFRLELVGLVDVDGPGQQGAGVDDMTLMGCSPAAATEEDSEVSCNFERGACGWHTGHLTDAHWHRVESRGPRYDHTTGQGHFVLLDPTDPPARGPAAHLLTQPRVPSAPQECLSFWFHLFGPQIGTLRLVMRREGEAETHLWSRSGTHGNRWHEAWATLHHQPDSGAKYQLLFEGLRDGYHGSMALDDVTLRPGPCWAPRRCSFEDSACGFSVGGRGLWTRQANASWGPHADHTTETAQGHYMVVDTSPQALPRGHAALLTSEEQRPLVQPTCLSFWYHLSLRNPGTLRVHVEEAGRQQVLSVSSRGGATWRLGSVDLQARQAWRVVFEAVAAGVEHSYMALDDLLLQDGPCPLPASCDFEAGLCGWNHVPRPGLGGYSWDWSSGASPSRYPQPPVDHTLGTEAGHFALFETSVLGPGGRAAGLISQPLPPTAASCLRFWYHMGFPEHFCEWARARGGGHGSRPTLPGHPHTLLPDQGELRVVLSSAQGQLAVWGAGGRRRHQWLEGQVDVASAVEFQIVFEATLGGQPALGPIALDDVEYLAGQRCQLPTPSQGPRHPASINHQ
- the MAMDC4 gene encoding apical endosomal glycoprotein isoform X1 produces the protein MPLCGHLLPAVVMLLAGSPGWAWVPNHCRTPREAECNFVCDCRGCPDEAQCGYHGVSPSPGAPFTCDFERDSCGWQDISTAGYRWLRDRAGASPQGPQLRSDHTLGTDLGWYVAVGTHRGRETATAALRSPVLHEAAPTCELRLWYHAASGDVAELRLELTHGAETLTLWRSPGPWGPDWQELVVPTGRIRGAFRVTFSATRNATHRGTVALDDVAFWRCGLPTSQAHCPLGHHRCRNEACVAHPQLCDGEDNCGDRSDEDAALCRHYVATDFEMGLGLWNHSEGWTRNRSAGSPRLPAWPRGDHTWNSAQGFFLASVAEPSAPAVLSSPKFQASAPHNCSLVFYHYLHGSEAGCLQVFLQTASPAAPQTPILLRRRHGELGAAWVRDRVDIQSRHPFQILLAGQTGPGGVVGLDDLILSDHCKPIPELASPPPGCWAPGPWPQPSSLQPRSFCEPGHFFCGDLCVPPEQLCDFQQQCPGGEDEQECGTTDFESPSGGGWEDASVGRLQWVRLPAPDRGGPGPDARRAAGHFLAVQRAWGQLAEEARVLTPTLGPSGPRCELHLVYYLQSHPQGFLELVVVEGSRRELVWQALGSTAGGWKVDRVLLGARRRPFRLELVGLVDVDGPGQQGAGVDDMTLMGCSPAAATEEDSEVSCNFERGACGWHTGHLTDAHWHRVESRGPRYDHTTGQGHFVLLDPTDPPARGPAAHLLTQPRVPSAPQECLSFWFHLFGPQIGTLRLVMRREGEAETHLWSRSGTHGNRWHEAWATLHHQPDSGAKYQLLFEGLRDGYHGSMALDDVTLRPGPCWAPRRCSFEDSACGFSVGGRGLWTRQANASWGPHADHTTETAQGHYMVVDTSPQALPRGHAALLTSEEQRPLVQPTCLSFWYHLSLRNPGTLRVHVEEAGRQQVLSVSSRGGATWRLGSVDLQARQAWRVVFEAVAAGVEHSYMALDDLLLQDGPCPLPASCDFEAGLCGWNHVPRPGLGGYSWDWSSGASPSRYPQPPVDHTLGTEAGHFALFETSVLGPGGRAAGLISQPLPPTAASCLRFWYHMGFPEHFCEWARARGGGHGSRPTLPGHPHTLLPDQGELRVVLSSAQGQLAVWGAGGRRRHQWLEGQVDVASAVEFQIVFEATLGGQPALGPIALDDVEYLAGQRCQLPTPSQGKPCPAGQLCSRAGPLPAPGAGVGGSRPCLRDQESHRPAALAAGPQPGAGPSWVPGRRVPPPLPTVLQLPVRPETVVPLLLRHAPVADFTIKGASSLGP